Proteins from a genomic interval of Ensifer canadensis:
- a CDS encoding ABC transporter permease, translating to MDFELVRLAVPTLAKGLWLTAVLTVTSIVIGFNLGLALAVMRLSKNTALSSFAKSYSTVFRGTPLLVQLFLFYYGLGQLSFVRDNPMLWWIVGDGAHCAVMALALNTAAYTSEILRGGLMSIPGGLVEAAQACGMSRFLRFRRITFPLAIRQALPAYGNELVLVVKGTSLASTITVLEITGHAKRLMSQTYAILEIFAIAGVLYLLINLVLITLVRLLEAHLTRYLPR from the coding sequence ATGGATTTCGAACTCGTTCGCCTCGCAGTTCCGACCCTTGCCAAGGGGCTGTGGCTCACCGCTGTCCTGACTGTCACTTCGATCGTCATCGGCTTCAATCTCGGTCTGGCGCTTGCGGTCATGCGTCTGTCGAAAAACACGGCTCTGAGCAGTTTTGCCAAAAGCTACAGCACCGTTTTCCGCGGCACGCCGCTACTGGTCCAGCTCTTTCTCTTCTACTACGGCCTCGGCCAGCTTTCCTTCGTGCGCGACAACCCCATGCTCTGGTGGATCGTCGGCGATGGCGCCCATTGCGCTGTTATGGCGCTGGCACTCAACACGGCGGCCTATACATCGGAAATCCTGCGCGGCGGCCTCATGTCCATTCCGGGAGGGCTCGTCGAAGCCGCTCAGGCCTGCGGCATGTCGCGGTTTCTGCGCTTTCGCCGGATCACGTTCCCCCTCGCCATCAGGCAAGCGCTGCCGGCCTACGGCAACGAGCTTGTGCTCGTCGTCAAGGGAACGAGCCTTGCCTCCACCATCACCGTCCTCGAAATCACCGGCCATGCAAAGCGGCTGATGAGCCAGACCTATGCAATCCTCGAAATATTCGCCATCGCCGGTGTGCTCTATCTCCTGATCAATCTGGTGCTGATCACGCTCGTACGGCTCCTGGAAGCCCATCTTACGCGCTACCTGCCCCGATAG
- a CDS encoding ABC transporter permease, giving the protein MELGLWQVWDGGWISAILRGAAITVALGVTSMAFGIVIGVACGLMKWARLFPLTLVVDVYTSIVRGVPELLIIYLLFFSSVEFVAQVAAAFGYEGLAGHGYAFTIAVVAIAAISGAYSTEVVRGALAAIPAEHIEAARALGIPGRRIFRRIIAPQMLRIAVPGMNNVWQTTIKDTALVSVVGLQELMRAAFVGAGSTRHPFIFYLIAAVVYLAITLVSQGGFDWIERLLRPRTRK; this is encoded by the coding sequence ATGGAACTTGGATTATGGCAGGTATGGGACGGCGGCTGGATCTCCGCAATCCTGCGCGGCGCGGCGATCACCGTCGCCCTTGGGGTCACGAGCATGGCCTTCGGCATCGTCATCGGCGTTGCCTGCGGCCTGATGAAATGGGCGCGGCTGTTTCCGCTCACGCTTGTCGTGGACGTCTACACGTCGATCGTGCGCGGCGTCCCGGAACTCCTGATCATCTATCTCCTCTTCTTTTCCTCCGTGGAATTCGTAGCCCAGGTCGCCGCGGCGTTTGGCTATGAAGGTCTGGCTGGCCACGGCTACGCCTTCACCATCGCAGTCGTTGCAATCGCAGCCATATCGGGGGCCTATTCGACGGAGGTCGTGCGGGGGGCTCTGGCTGCCATACCGGCCGAACATATCGAAGCGGCGCGGGCGCTTGGGATTCCAGGCAGGCGCATCTTCCGCCGCATTATCGCCCCACAGATGCTGCGGATCGCGGTACCGGGTATGAACAATGTCTGGCAGACCACGATCAAAGACACCGCGCTTGTCTCCGTGGTCGGTTTGCAGGAACTGATGCGCGCGGCCTTCGTCGGGGCGGGTTCGACCCGCCATCCCTTCATCTTTTATCTCATCGCCGCTGTCGTCTACCTCGCAATCACGCTGGTCAGCCAGGGTGGTTTCGATTGGATCGAACGCCTTCTGCGTCCCCGTACGAGGAAATAG
- a CDS encoding transporter substrate-binding domain-containing protein has protein sequence MKLKSLLLATFFAAGLTAAQAAEGELSIGTEGEYPPWSMADATGNVTGFDADVGTLLCAKLKMKCHFVVQAFDGLIPALKAKRFDIIISGMSITAERKKQINFSVGYAELANMFVVKKDSDLAGIKDIDALLKSLDGRTVGVQAGTTHAHFVEKRASSAVLKTYDTLDQMQIDLASGRVEAAFADASALQDFLARPDGKDFQFVDVKVLSTFDPTLGEGIGVGISQENTELKARIDEALCELVADGSIGNTSQTWFKTDISRPCQ, from the coding sequence ATGAAGCTCAAAAGTCTATTGCTCGCCACGTTCTTCGCCGCCGGCCTCACTGCGGCCCAGGCCGCCGAGGGCGAATTGTCGATCGGGACGGAGGGTGAGTATCCGCCATGGAGCATGGCAGACGCCACCGGTAACGTGACGGGTTTCGACGCCGATGTCGGGACCCTGCTCTGCGCCAAGCTGAAGATGAAGTGCCATTTCGTCGTGCAGGCCTTCGACGGTCTCATTCCGGCGCTCAAAGCCAAACGTTTCGACATCATCATTTCCGGCATGTCGATCACGGCTGAACGCAAGAAGCAGATCAACTTCTCGGTCGGCTATGCGGAACTCGCAAACATGTTCGTGGTGAAGAAGGATTCCGATCTCGCCGGCATCAAGGACATCGATGCGCTGCTGAAATCGCTCGACGGCCGCACGGTCGGCGTCCAGGCCGGCACGACCCATGCCCATTTCGTGGAAAAGCGCGCCTCCTCCGCCGTCCTGAAGACCTACGACACGCTCGACCAGATGCAGATCGATCTCGCCAGCGGCCGCGTCGAGGCCGCCTTCGCCGATGCCTCCGCCCTTCAGGATTTCCTGGCGCGCCCGGATGGCAAGGACTTCCAGTTCGTCGATGTGAAGGTGCTCAGCACTTTCGATCCGACGCTTGGCGAAGGCATCGGCGTCGGCATTTCGCAGGAGAATACCGAGCTGAAGGCCCGCATCGACGAGGCGCTCTGCGAGTTGGTCGCTGACGGCTCGATCGGCAATACGAGCCAGACCTGGTTCAAGACGGACATCTCCCGTCCCTGCCAGTAA
- a CDS encoding DUF2817 domain-containing protein produces the protein MSPSTPSGLFAGDFSALRARFLSAARTAGASVVEYLHPLHGPNGERLATDVAYLGRDDAKKLLVLISGTHGVEGPFGSACQTAWLSQNSPWQLPDDTAVLAIHLINPWGTAWTRRVNEDNVDVNRNFIDWQKAPPKNERYAALHCALVCRAWEGPERDAAAEAYEAAKRRLGGYAGIAPIVEAGQYLFPDGLFYGGDGPVWSNRTLIEILSTFAQQATEVVVFDLHTGAGPYGYPALLSVAENEHDGLDWGRRIFGPTLSVVVTGENATTDTGISATATGYVSAAVRDALPKARVLPLVVECGTLDGATVADAVQADNWLHLFGKIDTPLGSRIKETLRAAFIPEDADWQRTCLAASLRHFDRAFADLKSVGGAGAEKPVPAAPAVTVVAHPEASGPRLDERPAIEVHDIHKRFGPLPVLNGVNISAQPGEVVSMIGSSGSGKSTFLRCINLLEQPNDGRIVIDGEEIRMKKTSDGSAAPADMRQVERIRSRVGMVFQNFNLWPHMTVLENIIEAPRHVLKEERQAAVDHAHALLKKVGLSDKHDQYPGQLSGGQQQRAAIARTLAMRPKLILLDEPTSALDPELVGEVLRVIRQLAEEGNTMILVTHEMQFAREVSHKILFLHQGKVEEEGAPAEVFTNPRSERMRQFLARTL, from the coding sequence ATGTCCCCTTCAACGCCATCCGGTCTTTTCGCCGGCGATTTCTCGGCCCTGCGCGCCCGGTTTCTCTCCGCCGCGCGCACCGCTGGGGCTAGTGTCGTCGAATACCTGCATCCGCTGCACGGACCGAACGGCGAGCGTCTGGCGACCGACGTTGCCTATCTTGGACGCGATGATGCCAAGAAGCTCCTGGTGTTGATCTCCGGCACCCATGGCGTCGAGGGTCCTTTCGGCTCGGCCTGCCAGACTGCCTGGCTTTCACAAAATTCGCCCTGGCAGCTCCCCGACGACACCGCGGTCCTAGCCATCCACCTCATCAACCCCTGGGGCACGGCCTGGACGCGCCGGGTGAACGAAGACAACGTCGACGTCAACCGCAATTTCATCGACTGGCAGAAAGCGCCGCCGAAAAACGAACGGTATGCCGCACTGCACTGCGCGCTCGTCTGTCGTGCCTGGGAAGGCCCGGAGCGCGATGCGGCCGCTGAGGCATACGAAGCGGCCAAACGGAGACTCGGCGGCTATGCCGGCATCGCGCCCATTGTGGAAGCCGGCCAGTACCTCTTTCCGGACGGCCTGTTCTACGGCGGCGACGGTCCTGTCTGGTCCAACCGCACCCTCATCGAGATCCTATCGACATTCGCGCAACAGGCGACTGAGGTCGTCGTCTTCGACCTGCACACGGGCGCGGGCCCTTACGGCTATCCTGCCCTCCTCTCCGTTGCTGAGAACGAGCACGACGGTTTGGATTGGGGGCGGCGCATCTTCGGTCCGACGCTCTCGGTCGTCGTCACCGGCGAGAATGCAACCACAGATACCGGCATCTCCGCGACGGCCACCGGCTATGTCTCGGCCGCGGTGCGAGACGCGCTGCCGAAGGCGCGCGTCCTGCCATTGGTCGTCGAATGCGGAACCCTCGACGGCGCCACGGTCGCGGATGCGGTTCAGGCGGACAACTGGCTTCATTTATTCGGCAAGATCGATACCCCGCTCGGCAGCAGGATCAAGGAGACCCTGCGCGCCGCCTTCATTCCGGAGGACGCTGACTGGCAGCGCACTTGTCTTGCCGCTTCGCTGCGCCATTTCGACCGTGCCTTCGCAGACCTCAAGTCGGTCGGCGGCGCAGGTGCCGAAAAGCCGGTTCCTGCGGCGCCGGCCGTCACCGTCGTCGCCCACCCGGAAGCTAGCGGTCCAAGGCTTGACGAAAGGCCGGCGATCGAAGTGCACGACATCCACAAGCGCTTCGGTCCCCTCCCCGTGCTCAACGGCGTCAACATCTCCGCGCAACCGGGCGAGGTCGTGTCGATGATCGGCTCCTCCGGTTCGGGAAAGAGCACGTTCCTGCGCTGCATCAATTTGCTCGAACAGCCAAACGACGGGCGCATCGTTATCGATGGCGAGGAAATCCGCATGAAGAAGACGTCGGACGGCAGCGCCGCGCCGGCCGACATGCGGCAGGTCGAGCGCATCCGCTCACGCGTCGGCATGGTGTTCCAGAACTTCAATCTCTGGCCGCACATGACAGTTCTCGAAAACATCATCGAGGCGCCGCGGCATGTCCTGAAGGAAGAGCGGCAGGCGGCTGTCGACCATGCCCATGCGCTCCTGAAGAAAGTCGGCCTCTCCGACAAGCACGACCAGTATCCAGGCCAGCTGTCGGGCGGTCAGCAGCAGCGCGCCGCCATCGCCCGAACGCTCGCCATGCGCCCCAAGCTCATCCTCCTCGACGAGCCGACCTCCGCGCTCGATCCCGAGCTTGTCGGCGAGGTGCTGCGCGTGATCCGGCAACTGGCCGAAGAAGGAAATACGATGATCCTCGTGACGCACGAAATGCAGTTCGCGCGCGAGGTCTCGCACAAGATCCTCTTCCTCCATCAGGGAAAGGTGGAGGAGGAGGGTGCCCCGGCGGAGGTCTTCACCAACCCGCGCTCCGAACGCATGCGCCAGTTCCTGGCCCGTACGCTCTGA
- the hisC gene encoding histidinol-phosphate transaminase, with protein sequence MTKPLHTEIPLNPHVAGLPPYNAGMSIAAAQKHSGRQDIAALASNENPDGCSPDVAAALANLNPSRYSDPACTVLRAVLSHKLGVPAERIVAGNGSEEMIAAVCRAVLRPGALAATVCPGFGLHEIEALANGAKVEKVGMRTDLNFDIPAIVAMLERAPVIFFLSSPSNPVGPALDRESLERILAAVTPQTLLVLDEAYFEFTDEDMPDGLAALSATDLSWVVLRTFSKAYGLAGLRVGYAVMSDARLARAVTAAKTPFNVNAAAQVAAVAALEDEAWMRSSVAALKRERARVADAVAAMGLSVARSQTNFLFIDVGWDSRAALNHFLSKAIIVKPWKEEGYETFIRVTIGTPSENDRFLDALRALAKREG encoded by the coding sequence GTGACGAAACCGCTCCATACCGAAATCCCGCTCAATCCGCATGTAGCAGGCCTGCCGCCGTACAATGCCGGCATGAGCATCGCCGCCGCACAAAAGCACAGCGGTCGGCAGGACATCGCTGCCCTTGCCAGCAATGAAAACCCGGATGGCTGTTCGCCGGATGTCGCGGCGGCGCTCGCCAACCTCAATCCGTCGCGCTACAGCGACCCGGCCTGCACGGTGCTGCGGGCGGTGCTCAGCCATAAGCTCGGCGTTCCCGCTGAACGTATCGTGGCCGGTAACGGCTCGGAGGAGATGATCGCCGCGGTCTGTCGCGCCGTGCTGCGTCCCGGTGCCCTCGCGGCGACAGTCTGTCCCGGTTTTGGGCTGCACGAGATCGAGGCGCTGGCCAATGGCGCCAAGGTCGAGAAGGTCGGCATGCGGACAGATCTGAACTTCGACATACCGGCGATCGTCGCCATGCTCGAGCGGGCGCCGGTGATTTTCTTCCTCTCCTCCCCCTCCAATCCGGTCGGCCCGGCGCTCGACCGCGAAAGCCTGGAGCGCATTCTCGCGGCGGTCACGCCGCAGACGCTTCTCGTTCTGGACGAAGCCTACTTCGAGTTCACGGACGAAGACATGCCTGACGGCCTCGCCGCGCTCTCGGCCACGGACCTGTCCTGGGTCGTATTGCGAACCTTTTCCAAGGCCTACGGCCTTGCCGGCCTGCGTGTCGGTTATGCCGTGATGTCCGATGCGCGGCTCGCGCGCGCCGTGACCGCCGCCAAGACGCCGTTCAACGTCAATGCTGCCGCGCAGGTCGCAGCCGTTGCCGCACTGGAGGACGAGGCATGGATGCGCTCTTCGGTTGCCGCATTGAAACGCGAGCGGGCACGTGTGGCCGATGCCGTTGCCGCCATGGGGCTTTCGGTGGCCCGATCGCAGACGAACTTCCTGTTCATCGACGTCGGCTGGGACAGCCGGGCGGCGCTGAATCACTTCCTGTCGAAGGCCATCATCGTCAAGCCGTGGAAAGAAGAGGGTTACGAGACCTTCATCCGTGTGACGATCGGCACGCCCTCGGAAAACGACCGCTTTCTCGACGCGCTTCGCGCTCTCGCCAAGCGTGAAGGATGA
- a CDS encoding FAD-binding oxidoreductase, whose product MLDAAASRFRPFEVVSKVRESTTITSFRLAPLERQHWRPFEAGQFLTMRVPDRKGGHVLRNYTVSSSPREEGTYRITVKREAAPSQDVPDGLSSCWLHDEIEPGAVVEIDPPRGAFKLDSASSGPVVLLSGGVGLTPTVSMLNVLARESDRPVWFIHACDSAAVHALREEVEQLAAQRSGIAVHFCYRFAETGDLAVARCHSTGFLTRTTLQSLLPLDDYDIYMCGPPPFMRAIYGILTGLGVRKERIAYEFFGPASLLSEAGQLTARPAMARAAEPATEGDGPRIVLQKSGRSLAWDGTSESILAFLEARGIEPEFSCRAGVCGTCEQGLVSGEVDYFEEPLDAMPDGRVLLCCTRPKSSIVLDL is encoded by the coding sequence ATGCTCGATGCCGCGGCCTCGCGCTTTCGCCCCTTCGAAGTTGTCTCGAAGGTGCGCGAAAGCACCACGATCACGTCTTTCCGCCTTGCCCCTCTCGAACGGCAGCACTGGCGGCCGTTCGAGGCGGGACAGTTCCTGACGATGCGCGTTCCCGACCGCAAGGGTGGCCATGTCCTGCGCAACTATACGGTCTCCTCGTCCCCGCGCGAGGAAGGCACGTACCGGATAACCGTGAAGCGTGAGGCCGCACCGTCGCAGGACGTGCCGGATGGCCTGAGCTCCTGCTGGCTCCATGACGAGATCGAGCCCGGCGCCGTCGTCGAGATTGACCCGCCGCGCGGTGCCTTCAAGCTCGACAGCGCGAGTTCGGGGCCCGTCGTGCTTCTTTCTGGCGGCGTCGGGCTGACACCGACGGTCTCGATGCTGAATGTGCTGGCAAGGGAAAGCGACCGCCCCGTCTGGTTCATCCATGCCTGCGACAGCGCGGCCGTTCATGCGTTGCGAGAGGAAGTCGAGCAACTCGCCGCCCAGCGGTCCGGCATCGCCGTACACTTCTGCTACCGTTTCGCCGAGACCGGCGATCTCGCGGTCGCCCGGTGCCACTCGACGGGTTTCCTGACGCGCACCACGCTTCAGAGCCTTCTGCCGCTCGACGACTACGACATCTACATGTGCGGGCCGCCGCCCTTTATGCGGGCCATCTACGGCATTCTGACCGGCCTCGGAGTGCGGAAGGAACGCATTGCCTACGAATTCTTCGGGCCGGCGAGCCTGTTGTCGGAGGCCGGGCAGTTGACGGCGCGGCCCGCGATGGCGCGCGCCGCCGAGCCAGCCACCGAGGGGGACGGCCCACGCATCGTTCTCCAGAAGTCGGGTCGCAGCCTTGCCTGGGACGGGACGAGCGAATCAATCCTTGCCTTCCTGGAGGCACGGGGCATCGAGCCAGAATTCTCCTGCAGGGCGGGGGTCTGCGGGACTTGCGAACAGGGTCTCGTCTCAGGCGAGGTCGACTATTTCGAGGAGCCGCTCGACGCGATGCCGGACGGCCGGGTGCTGTTGTGCTGCACCAGGCCGAAATCCTCGATCGTGCTCGATCTCTGA
- a CDS encoding aromatic ring-hydroxylating dioxygenase subunit alpha, translating into MFLKNAWYVAAWDQEVGRELKSVTILGEHIVLYRKQDGHAAALEDACPHRKLPLSMGRIKGDDVECGYHGLTFDCSGSCTRVPGAERIPHVAKVRSYPVHERYGLLWIWMGDAEKADPKEIFEVEYFGNPAWGINRGESMTLNCNYLYMTDNLLDPSHVAWVHQSSFASSACEETPLETTVKDDGVTVWRWMIDSEPAPFYAPFLQFEGNTDRKQHYEVRYPSNAIIKAIFAPAHNGGEGRVLPENTFLMDSYNFMTPVDENRTKYYWFQMRNFAPDDAKVSESFAKSVRGAFEEDRVVLEAVHHAMANMQTPNLDLKIDVGPMRFRRKLAQLIAAEAKAGTTSEAAE; encoded by the coding sequence ATGTTTCTCAAGAATGCCTGGTACGTCGCAGCCTGGGACCAAGAAGTCGGCCGCGAGCTAAAATCGGTCACGATCCTCGGCGAACACATCGTTCTTTACCGCAAGCAGGACGGCCATGCCGCCGCGCTCGAGGATGCCTGTCCCCATCGGAAGCTGCCGCTGTCCATGGGCCGCATCAAAGGTGACGACGTGGAATGCGGCTATCACGGCCTGACCTTCGATTGTTCGGGCTCCTGCACGCGGGTTCCGGGCGCCGAGCGCATTCCGCATGTCGCCAAGGTGCGATCTTACCCAGTCCACGAGCGCTACGGCCTGCTTTGGATCTGGATGGGCGATGCAGAGAAGGCGGATCCGAAGGAAATCTTCGAAGTCGAGTATTTCGGTAATCCCGCCTGGGGAATCAATCGCGGCGAGTCCATGACGCTCAACTGCAATTACCTCTACATGACGGACAACCTGCTCGACCCGTCCCATGTCGCCTGGGTCCATCAGTCATCCTTCGCAAGCTCGGCCTGTGAGGAAACCCCGCTCGAGACGACCGTGAAGGACGACGGCGTCACCGTCTGGCGCTGGATGATCGATTCCGAACCGGCCCCGTTCTACGCGCCCTTCCTGCAATTCGAGGGCAACACCGACCGCAAGCAACACTACGAGGTGCGCTATCCGAGCAACGCGATCATTAAGGCCATCTTCGCGCCGGCCCACAACGGCGGGGAAGGCCGCGTCCTGCCAGAAAACACCTTCCTCATGGACAGCTACAACTTCATGACGCCGGTCGATGAAAACCGGACCAAATACTATTGGTTCCAGATGCGCAACTTCGCGCCGGACGACGCCAAGGTTTCCGAGAGTTTCGCGAAATCCGTACGAGGCGCCTTCGAAGAGGATCGCGTCGTGCTGGAGGCGGTCCATCACGCAATGGCCAACATGCAGACACCGAACCTCGACCTGAAGATCGACGTCGGCCCGATGCGCTTTCGCCGCAAGCTCGCCCAACTGATTGCCGCCGAGGCGAAAGCCGGCACGACCAGCGAAGCCGCTGAATAA
- a CDS encoding LysR family transcriptional regulator — MPNPSLRGLQAFEAIGRCGSVSAAAEDLGVTPGAVSQLVRNLEQCLGLTLLERRGRRVELSSWGRLYYREVAKGFQQLSHAANILTRARNETGIVLSALTSVANRWVGRKIFDWQSLCPESSVRILGQEQEPRIGIEQVDFRITYGRRAYAHEHVANLFTDWVVPVCSPALIANRVLDSPQAILKFPLLNVEWEADYKASPQWRDWAALVHADGRQTFSGLSFALSSSAIDAAVNGRGFVLAQVSMVLDEVASGALMVPFDIRMQLSESYYLAWDRTALEKPFGQKFHKWLIGVARQQELLSAPAKGAAT, encoded by the coding sequence ATGCCGAACCCGTCCTTGCGCGGCCTGCAAGCCTTTGAGGCGATCGGACGATGTGGCTCGGTCAGCGCCGCTGCGGAGGATCTCGGTGTAACGCCCGGCGCCGTCAGCCAACTGGTACGAAACCTGGAGCAATGTCTTGGGCTCACGCTTTTGGAGCGACGTGGGCGGCGGGTTGAATTGTCGTCATGGGGGCGGCTGTATTACCGGGAAGTCGCGAAAGGCTTTCAGCAGCTCTCCCATGCCGCCAATATTCTCACGCGCGCCAGGAACGAGACCGGGATCGTCCTCAGTGCCTTGACCTCGGTCGCCAACAGGTGGGTCGGTCGCAAGATTTTCGACTGGCAGTCCCTCTGTCCGGAATCCAGTGTGCGCATTCTCGGCCAGGAGCAAGAGCCCCGCATCGGTATCGAGCAGGTGGACTTCCGCATTACCTACGGCCGGCGCGCCTATGCGCACGAGCATGTCGCAAATCTGTTCACCGACTGGGTCGTACCGGTCTGTTCGCCCGCGTTGATCGCCAACCGTGTCCTCGACAGTCCGCAGGCCATTCTCAAATTCCCGCTGCTAAACGTGGAATGGGAGGCGGATTACAAGGCTTCGCCGCAATGGAGGGACTGGGCCGCCTTGGTGCATGCCGATGGCCGCCAAACGTTCTCTGGCCTTTCGTTTGCTTTGTCGAGCAGCGCCATTGACGCGGCGGTGAACGGTAGGGGATTCGTTCTCGCACAGGTTTCGATGGTACTGGATGAGGTCGCCTCCGGCGCCTTGATGGTTCCCTTCGACATTCGCATGCAACTGTCCGAAAGCTACTACTTAGCCTGGGACCGGACGGCTCTCGAAAAGCCGTTCGGGCAAAAATTTCACAAATGGCTAATCGGGGTAGCGAGACAACAGGAGCTGCTGTCCGCTCCGGCTAAAGGCGCAGCCACCTGA
- a CDS encoding TRAP transporter small permease yields the protein MSSTGEPRNHPLWAEKITGLSQALLRAEKFLAGIFITVLLALILVNVITRFAKVPIYWIDEASIFSMIWLGFIGASVMTRLRIDFAVTLLSDQLSPKWVARLRAFSTAISLTFATGFAVVCWIWLDPLGIASHGFDAQAFAAETFNFLYTERTQTLEWPTWIVNLILPIFALTLIVHNAANLLEDLGIARKRVQVSLTTAEGAA from the coding sequence ATGTCATCGACCGGGGAGCCACGAAACCACCCGCTCTGGGCGGAGAAAATAACAGGATTGTCCCAGGCGCTCCTGCGCGCTGAGAAGTTCCTGGCCGGGATTTTCATAACGGTGCTGCTCGCGCTGATTTTGGTGAATGTCATCACCCGATTCGCCAAGGTGCCAATCTACTGGATCGACGAGGCCTCGATCTTCTCCATGATCTGGCTTGGCTTTATCGGGGCTTCGGTCATGACGCGGCTGCGGATCGATTTCGCCGTCACGCTTCTGTCGGATCAACTGTCACCCAAATGGGTCGCGCGGCTGCGCGCCTTTTCCACCGCAATATCGCTGACTTTTGCGACCGGCTTTGCGGTGGTGTGCTGGATCTGGCTGGATCCGCTGGGCATCGCTTCCCACGGTTTCGACGCTCAGGCTTTTGCCGCCGAAACGTTCAACTTCCTCTACACCGAGCGAACCCAGACGCTGGAATGGCCGACCTGGATCGTCAACCTGATTCTGCCGATCTTCGCTCTCACGCTCATCGTCCACAATGCTGCAAACCTGCTTGAAGACCTCGGCATCGCGCGCAAGCGCGTACAGGTCTCGCTGACGACTGCAGAAGGAGCCGCCTGA
- a CDS encoding TRAP transporter large permease, producing MFTFGAFVALMLVGLPISIVLCLTAAAYIWQSDNTVLFVSFPTQMFMGLDSYGLIAIPLFILIGEIMNGGGITRRIIDMAMAFVGALKGGLAYVNLLANMFVASILGSAAAQVALMSQMIVPEMEKKGYDKTFAAGLTAYAGMLGPIIPPSIMFVVYSVIAQVPVGTMLAAGIIPGVILTIAFCVVIALMGYVYNYPRGTSLPMSERVTITLKAAPTLIIPLIIVGSIVTGLANPTEAAAMGVVAAILVGRFVTGDLRLKQLPEMFVKAGVLSAGILFLIAAAAVFSWVLVYGMVPQHVAEWIQTIAKDPVTFMLLVNVILLVIGTVIDGAPGLIMTVPILLPIATEVYGIDPVHFGVVAVINLVLGFLSPPVGLNFFIAAAVTGAKPGKMFIVTLPFFLICCVILVLLSIFPALSTYFS from the coding sequence ATGTTTACCTTCGGCGCATTCGTTGCCCTCATGCTAGTCGGCCTGCCGATCTCCATTGTGCTTTGCCTCACGGCCGCCGCGTATATCTGGCAAAGCGACAATACGGTCCTGTTCGTCTCCTTTCCCACCCAAATGTTCATGGGTCTTGACAGCTACGGCTTGATCGCCATTCCGCTGTTCATTCTCATCGGCGAGATCATGAACGGCGGCGGCATCACGCGCCGTATCATCGACATGGCAATGGCATTCGTCGGCGCGCTCAAGGGCGGCCTTGCCTATGTGAACCTGCTCGCCAACATGTTCGTGGCGTCCATTCTCGGCTCGGCCGCGGCCCAGGTTGCGCTGATGTCGCAGATGATCGTCCCGGAAATGGAGAAGAAGGGCTATGACAAGACCTTCGCTGCCGGTCTGACCGCCTATGCCGGCATGCTGGGGCCGATCATTCCCCCTTCCATCATGTTCGTCGTCTACAGCGTCATCGCGCAGGTTCCCGTCGGAACCATGCTGGCCGCCGGTATCATTCCCGGCGTCATTCTTACCATCGCCTTTTGTGTGGTGATCGCGCTTATGGGATACGTCTACAACTACCCGCGCGGCACCAGCCTGCCGATGAGCGAGCGTGTGACCATCACGCTGAAGGCCGCGCCGACACTGATCATCCCGCTGATCATCGTGGGATCGATCGTGACCGGGCTCGCCAATCCGACCGAAGCCGCGGCCATGGGCGTGGTTGCCGCAATCCTCGTCGGGCGTTTCGTGACCGGCGATCTCCGCCTGAAGCAGCTTCCCGAGATGTTCGTCAAGGCAGGGGTCCTGTCGGCCGGCATTCTGTTCCTGATCGCTGCGGCTGCCGTATTTTCCTGGGTTCTCGTCTACGGAATGGTTCCCCAGCACGTGGCGGAATGGATCCAGACGATCGCGAAAGACCCGGTGACGTTTATGCTGCTGGTCAATGTGATCCTGCTCGTCATCGGCACGGTCATCGATGGCGCGCCCGGGCTGATCATGACAGTTCCGATCCTGCTGCCGATTGCGACAGAAGTCTACGGCATCGATCCGGTGCATTTCGGCGTCGTCGCCGTGATCAACCTGGTCCTGGGCTTTCTGTCCCCGCCGGTCGGCTTGAATTTCTTCATTGCCGCCGCAGTAACGGGGGCGAAGCCCGGCAAGATGTTCATCGTAACGCTGCCGTTTTTCCTGATCTGCTGCGTCATCCTTGTGCTGCTTTCGATCTTCCCGGCACTGTCGACCTACTTCTCCTAA